From the Finegoldia magna ATCC 29328 genome, the window CGTAGCTTTAATAGAATGTTGTTTGATTAAATCGTAAAGTTTTTGTCCGTTTGCCACATCTTTGAACAAGATGTAGTTCATTTTATCTGCCATTTTCAATCATTTCAACGAACGCTTCAATTCTTGTCTTTAATTGTTCGCTGTCTTCGTCTGTATAATCAGTTTCAATTCCCAATACTGGAATGTTGTGATCTTTAAGTTCTTTTTCTACAATGTGACCTTCTGTATCGTAAATATTACAGAATTTTAAGTTAACATCAATTACACCATCAACGTTGTATTCTTTCGCAAGTCTGATGATATCGTCAACTCTTTCAGTGTTTGGAGTGTAGCATGCACAGTTGATACCTTTCATGTATCTATCTGTTAAGTGATCAACCATTTCGTCCATAGTCTTTCCAGATTCATCTACTGTTAATTCGAAATATCTTGAACCTGTACACATTTCTTCACATACAACTGCTGCTCCACTTGATTCGATGATGTGGTGTAATTTCCAGTTTGGAATGGACAATGGAGTTCCTGTTAACATTAATCTTGTAGCGCCTTTTTTGTACACGCTAACGTTTTGTTCTTTTCTCTTATCCAATTCGTCGCACAATTCATTAACTTTTTGTGCAAATCTTGTTGGGTCATCGTAGAATGCAATTTGTGAAATCAATAAGCAGTCTTTACCACTGATTGGAACATTATCTAGTTTACGGAATTCCCATAATCTTTGCATTGCACGTCTTTTTTTATTGATTAATACAATAGCATCGTGAAGAGATTCTGGAGTTAATTTGTTGCCAGTTAATTCTTCGATTCTTGCGATGTATCTATAAACTTCGTCTTTGAAGAATTCAACGTCTTTGTCTCTTTTCATTTGTGGTAAATCGAAGATATACATTGGCGCATCTTTTGACATGATTTCCCATGCTTTTTTCTTGCCATCGCAAGTTGTTTCTCCAACGAATAAGTCTGCAAGTCTGAAGAATGGACAAGTTTTTTCAAATCTAGCTCCCAAAGATGCCTTGATTAGCGGACATGTTGCAGTTGGAAGATATTTTTCTCCACCTGGTACCCAAAATTGTGATCCTGAACACAAACCAGTATTGATAGCTCCGCAACCAAATACTACTTCATCAGGAACGTGAATACAGAATGTTCCTACAACTTTTCCGCCGTTTTTTTGGAATTCGATTAATTCAGCTGGTCTAATCCCGTGGATTTCTGCAACAACCATATTGAAATAATCCATTTTTTCTGGTCTGTTTTCTTGTGATAAATATACATCACCAAATGCTTGTGGTAAAACTTCACATAAAACGTCGTGTTGATCGACATCCATTCCTAAATCTTCCCACATTTTTCTGTAATCTGCCATTTAAATACCCCCTAGTAAGTAATTACATTATCATCATAATCAAATTGGCTGCAGTTACATATCACATAATCTGGTTTGAAATCAAATTGCCTGTACTTTTCATCTATGTATTCAAAACCTTTTTTCCTAAAAATATCGTGATATTCACCTTCACAAAAATAGCCTTCTTTGATTAACTGATCAAATTTTTTGTACACTCCAGCTGCTGCCTGAAGTTTTACAGATGATTTTTCCCTAAATGAATCATCTATATGTCGTTTGATGAATTCTATTCTTTTGTCAATATCGAAGATAAATTTGGAGAAATATTCCACCTCGTAAATTCTTCTCTCATCTACATCGCATTTTCTGAGATTAAATATTAGAGATGAAATTTCTCTTGATTTTTCGATTAATTCGTCAAATTTTTCCTCGTCAAATTTTTTGTCTAATTTTTCTTCCAAATACGCAATCAAAGACTTGTAATCTTTGTATTTGTACACGAAAACATCCTTGTCAGTTTTCTTTTTCAAAGTTTCGTAACGAATTTTGCAACTATCATCTACTATAAAAAACGATGAACTAAACATAAAAGGACATCTTCCGAGTTCCAAATAAGCAAAAGAAGAATTCAACATATCACAGTAGTTATTATCCATATAATCTTCTGTGACTTCCCTATCTATTCCATAAGAATACACCGTTGTGACTCCAAAACTCTCAACGATTTCCCATGGAACTCTTCCCCACAATGAAACAACAGTTGTTGATTCTCTCAAAGTGAGTGCATCGATATATGCGTTTTTTCTAATATCTAAATAATCCATTATCTTGCCAAGACTGCTGCTCCTATTGCCCCTGCAAATCTTGCATTCTCGTTTGTTTCTACGGTTGCTGATAGAAGTTGTGACAAGTGTTCTGTCATATAATCATTTCCTGAAAAACCTCCAGTTAAGAAATAATAATCCGTAGCAGGAAGTCTGTGAACCAAAGTCTTCACTTTGTTAATAATAGAATTAATTACACCGCAAGCTATATCTTCTTTTGGAGTTCCTTTTCCAATTAGAGAAATGATTTCTGTTTCAGCAAAAACCGTAC encodes:
- a CDS encoding double-cubane-cluster-containing anaerobic reductase, with amino-acid sequence MADYRKMWEDLGMDVDQHDVLCEVLPQAFGDVYLSQENRPEKMDYFNMVVAEIHGIRPAELIEFQKNGGKVVGTFCIHVPDEVVFGCGAINTGLCSGSQFWVPGGEKYLPTATCPLIKASLGARFEKTCPFFRLADLFVGETTCDGKKKAWEIMSKDAPMYIFDLPQMKRDKDVEFFKDEVYRYIARIEELTGNKLTPESLHDAIVLINKKRRAMQRLWEFRKLDNVPISGKDCLLISQIAFYDDPTRFAQKVNELCDELDKRKEQNVSVYKKGATRLMLTGTPLSIPNWKLHHIIESSGAAVVCEEMCTGSRYFELTVDESGKTMDEMVDHLTDRYMKGINCACYTPNTERVDDIIRLAKEYNVDGVIDVNLKFCNIYDTEGHIVEKELKDHNIPVLGIETDYTDEDSEQLKTRIEAFVEMIENGR
- a CDS encoding 2-hydroxyacyl-CoA dehydratase family protein; its protein translation is MDYLDIRKNAYIDALTLRESTTVVSLWGRVPWEIVESFGVTTVYSYGIDREVTEDYMDNNYCDMLNSSFAYLELGRCPFMFSSSFFIVDDSCKIRYETLKKKTDKDVFVYKYKDYKSLIAYLEEKLDKKFDEEKFDELIEKSREISSLIFNLRKCDVDERRIYEVEYFSKFIFDIDKRIEFIKRHIDDSFREKSSVKLQAAAGVYKKFDQLIKEGYFCEGEYHDIFRKKGFEYIDEKYRQFDFKPDYVICNCSQFDYDDNVITY